One region of Azoarcus sp. CIB genomic DNA includes:
- the ftsL gene encoding cell division protein FtsL, whose amino-acid sequence MIRADAFLVAVAVASALGVVASQHQARKLFSELEREQSRAHGLEVEWDQLQLEQSTWAAHARVEKIARERIGMRAPVPGQVFSVEGVK is encoded by the coding sequence ATGATCCGCGCCGACGCCTTCCTCGTGGCGGTGGCGGTGGCGAGCGCGCTGGGCGTGGTCGCGTCGCAGCACCAGGCCCGCAAGCTGTTTTCGGAACTCGAGCGCGAGCAGTCGCGCGCTCACGGCCTCGAAGTGGAGTGGGACCAGTTGCAGCTCGAGCAGAGCACCTGGGCCGCACATGCGCGCGTCGAGAAGATCGCCCGCGAGCGCATCGGGATGCGCGCGCCGGTGCCGGGGCAGGTCTTTTCGGTCGAGGGGGTCAAATGA
- the rsmH gene encoding 16S rRNA (cytosine(1402)-N(4))-methyltransferase RsmH — protein MSLLPKHVTVLLSEAVDALAIRPDGVYVDGTFGRGGHSRAILAALGPAGRLIAFDRDPSAIEVGREIADPRLTLVHAPFSSFADELDGLGVSRVDGVLLDLGVSSPQLDEPERGMSFRFDAPLDMRMDTSRGQTVAQWLAEASVAQITEVLRDYGEERFAHAIAKAIAVARTGGAVATTRQLAAIVEKAVRTREPGQHPATRSFQALRIFINQELEELSLILPDTVVRLKPGGRLVVISFHSLEDRIVKRFMRDGSRPPQLPSRLPVRAADLPKPPLALVGKAVRPGEAEVAANPRARSAVMRVAERTEVQA, from the coding sequence GTGAGCCTGCTGCCCAAGCACGTGACCGTGCTCCTTTCCGAAGCTGTCGATGCGCTGGCGATCCGGCCCGACGGTGTTTACGTCGACGGCACCTTCGGTCGCGGTGGTCACAGTCGGGCGATTCTTGCAGCGCTCGGGCCCGCGGGGCGGCTCATCGCCTTCGATCGCGATCCGTCTGCGATCGAGGTCGGTCGCGAGATCGCCGATCCCCGTCTGACCCTCGTCCATGCGCCTTTCAGTTCGTTCGCCGACGAGCTCGACGGACTCGGCGTCAGCCGGGTCGACGGCGTGCTACTCGATCTTGGCGTGTCCTCTCCGCAGCTCGACGAGCCGGAGCGGGGCATGAGTTTTCGTTTCGATGCGCCGCTCGACATGCGCATGGATACGAGCCGCGGGCAGACCGTGGCGCAATGGCTGGCAGAGGCGTCTGTCGCGCAAATCACGGAGGTGCTCAGGGATTATGGGGAAGAACGGTTTGCTCATGCGATTGCAAAGGCGATTGCAGTTGCTCGGACAGGGGGGGCTGTTGCTACCACTCGACAGCTTGCCGCGATCGTGGAAAAAGCGGTCCGTACACGCGAGCCGGGGCAGCACCCGGCGACTCGCAGTTTCCAGGCTCTACGGATTTTCATCAATCAGGAGCTCGAAGAGCTGTCGCTGATCCTGCCCGATACCGTCGTGCGGCTGAAGCCGGGCGGACGCCTCGTCGTGATCAGTTTTCATTCGCTCGAAGACCGTATCGTCAAGCGTTTCATGCGCGACGGGTCGCGTCCGCCGCAATTGCCGTCGCGTCTGCCGGTGCGTGCAGCGGACCTGCCCAAGCCGCCTCTGGCGTTGGTCGGCAAGGCCGTGCGTCCCGGCGAGGCGGAGGTCGCGGCCAATCCGCGTGCGCGTAGCGCCGTGATGCGCGTGGCCGAGCGTACGGAGGTGCAGGCATGA